The following coding sequences lie in one Alosa alosa isolate M-15738 ecotype Scorff River chromosome 21, AALO_Geno_1.1, whole genome shotgun sequence genomic window:
- the trpt1 gene encoding tRNA 2'-phosphotransferase 1 isoform X2 produces the protein MTYALRHGASKMGLHMNSDGFVFVDDLISHPQFQSFSLEDVERVVANNDKQRFKLRRHPENGRLQIRANQGHSVQVADLELRAVHPEAQDFPQEGIHGSYLKHWPSIRNQGLSRMGRTHIHLAPGLPGEQGVISGMRKNCELAIYIDVPKAISDGIPFFWSENGVLLTPGDSEGKLAPCYFRRAVQLKPSQCELQLE, from the exons ATGACATATGCGCTGCGGCACGGAGCAAGTAAAATGGGGCTGCACATGAACTCGG AtggctttgtgtttgtggatgaTCTCATCTCACATCCCCAGTTTCAGTCATTCTCGCTGGAAGATGTGGAGAGGGTGGTGGCCAACAATGACAAGCAGAGGTTCAAACTGCGCAGGCACCCAGAGAACGGGCGTCTGCAGATAAGAGCCAATCAGGGCCACTCAGtacaa GTGGCAGATCTGGAGCTGAGAGCAGTGCACCCTGAAGCTCAGGACTTCCCACAGGAGGGAATCCATGGCTCCTACCTGAAACACTGGCCCTCCATCCGCAACCAGGGCCTGAGCAGGATGGGcagaacacacatacatctgGCACCTGGACTGCCAGGAGAACAGGGAGTTATTAGCG GTATGAGGAAAAACTGTGAATTGGCCATTTACATTGATGTCCCTAAAGCCATATCAG ACGGCATCCCGTTTTTCTGGTCAGAGAATGGAGTCTTACTGACACCTGGTGACTCGGAGGGAAAACTTGCTCCCTGTTACTTCCGTAGAGCTGTGCAGCTCAAGCCCTCTC AGTGTGAACTGCAGCTGGAGTAG
- the trpt1 gene encoding tRNA 2'-phosphotransferase 1 isoform X1, whose product MEMQSSGKGGRGRRSGNRGREDTPDARLSKSMTYALRHGASKMGLHMNSDGFVFVDDLISHPQFQSFSLEDVERVVANNDKQRFKLRRHPENGRLQIRANQGHSVQVADLELRAVHPEAQDFPQEGIHGSYLKHWPSIRNQGLSRMGRTHIHLAPGLPGEQGVISGMRKNCELAIYIDVPKAISDGIPFFWSENGVLLTPGDSEGKLAPCYFRRAVQLKPSQCELQLE is encoded by the exons ATGGAAATGCAGAGTAGTGGAAAAGGTGGAAGAGGGAGGCGAAGTGGGAACCGAGGCAGGGAG GACACGCCAGATGCGCGTTTATCGAAATCAATGACATATGCGCTGCGGCACGGAGCAAGTAAAATGGGGCTGCACATGAACTCGG AtggctttgtgtttgtggatgaTCTCATCTCACATCCCCAGTTTCAGTCATTCTCGCTGGAAGATGTGGAGAGGGTGGTGGCCAACAATGACAAGCAGAGGTTCAAACTGCGCAGGCACCCAGAGAACGGGCGTCTGCAGATAAGAGCCAATCAGGGCCACTCAGtacaa GTGGCAGATCTGGAGCTGAGAGCAGTGCACCCTGAAGCTCAGGACTTCCCACAGGAGGGAATCCATGGCTCCTACCTGAAACACTGGCCCTCCATCCGCAACCAGGGCCTGAGCAGGATGGGcagaacacacatacatctgGCACCTGGACTGCCAGGAGAACAGGGAGTTATTAGCG GTATGAGGAAAAACTGTGAATTGGCCATTTACATTGATGTCCCTAAAGCCATATCAG ACGGCATCCCGTTTTTCTGGTCAGAGAATGGAGTCTTACTGACACCTGGTGACTCGGAGGGAAAACTTGCTCCCTGTTACTTCCGTAGAGCTGTGCAGCTCAAGCCCTCTC AGTGTGAACTGCAGCTGGAGTAG
- the zbtb3 gene encoding zinc finger and BTB domain-containing protein 18, which produces MEFPEHSQQLLASLRSQQRQGFLCDCLVQVGPLRFQAHRAVLASCSPFFHMFYSEHPLGTSGSSSGARRETVVTINGQIVTPAAFGLLLDFMYEGVLKLAAHPPPEDVLAAASFLHMNDVVQVCKKRLQGRGLAEADSTRAEEVDAKAAFKGPTSVVTVSSRGTVASVGTSGSRAQDGSPGGSSKVVAVTMSGQTSVRSPYHQFSSLKADTRTVNVHNIQDDSSSGTGSPDLADTTQPGMDSFPAVGEFGAVSGRRKVPVRTGNQESALSSPCSTTEIYCGTNSTLSSSSLQQPHQPLNSTENQPVGSAVVTVAHAGDGGRLSPVQDGHSESSSGSARRSSQGAPALATPPLKSPGLGSGNGTSPPHRPEDRAEPEPRQDFVRVRVGSASARPPSPERRRESDEDGVKVKVEAIVISDEELEEAEGARERSGTGAPELSREAMHFDDSNPDMEELAGTHFMVSNPLAHISEHQEPLSFPMSPQGHSASSSDPASFPGSLFPHGSHHSEHQGVYFEEFQDSLGNYVEDVPTCSTCGKTFSCAYTLRRHAIVHTRERPFECRYCYRSYTQSGDLYRHIRKAHDHDLPAKRQRGENDPGGDDLTQPPPQT; this is translated from the coding sequence ATGGAGTTCCCAGAGCACAGTCAGCAGCTCCTGGCGAGCCTGCGCTCCCAGCAGCGGCAAGGCTTCCTCTGTGACTGTCTAGTGCAGGTTGGTCCTTTGCGCTTCCAAGCCCACCGTGCCGTACTGGCCTCCTGCTCCCCGTTCTTCCACATGTTTTACTCTGAACACCCACTGGGCACCAGTGGCAGCTCCTCAGGGGCCCGAAGGGAAACAGTCGTCACCATCAACGGTCAGATCGTCACCCCGGCGGCCTTTGGGCTGCTACTGGATTTCATGTATGAGGGGGTGCTGAAGCTTGCCGCCCACCCACCCCCGGAGGACGTACTGGCGGCGGCCAGCTTTCTGCACATGAACGACGTGGTGCAGGTGTGCAAGAAGAGACTACAGGGCCGTGGCCTGGCTGAAGCGGACAGCACCAGGGCTGAGGAGGTGGACGCGAAAGCTGCGTTTAAAGGACCTACAAGCGTAGTCACTGTCAGCTCTAGAGGTACTGTCGCCAGTGTGGGGACTAGTGGAAGTAGGGCACAGGATGGTTCGCCTGGAGGGTCTTCCAAGGTGGTAGCAGTAACAATGTCTGGACAAACGTCGGTGAGGTCACCTTACCACCAGTTTTCCTCTTTAAAGGCGGACACTCGGACGGTTAATGTTCACAACATTCAGGACGACAGCAGCAGTGGGACGGGCAGTCCAGATTTAGCGGACACCACCCAGCCAGGCATGGACTCTTTCCCTGCAGTAGGGGAATTTGGTGCAGTCTCAGGCAGAAGAAAAGTACCAGTACGGACAGGAAATCAGGAGTCTGCTCTCTCTAGTCCCTGCAGCACCACTGAAATATACTGCGGAACCAACAGTACCCTATCCTCCTCGTCTCTACAGCAACCTCATCAACCCCTCAACAGCACAGAGAACCAGCCCGTCGGGTCAGCAGTGGTCACCGTGGCTCATGCCGGAGATGGCGGCAGACTCAGCCCTGTGCAAGACGGACACTCGGAGAGCAGCTCTGGTTCAGCACGTCGCTCGAGCCAGGGAGCTCCAGCCCTCGCTACACCTCCCCTGAAGAGTCCAGGCCTGGGCAGCGGCAACGGCACGTCCCCTCCTCACCGCCCAGAGGATCGGGCGGAACCGGAGCCGAGGCAGGATTtcgtgagggtgagggtgggcAGCGCAAGCGCCCGGCCTCCGTCTCCGGAGAGGCGACGGGAATCGGATGAGGATGGGGTGAAGGTGAAGGTGGAGGCCATCGTGATTTCAGACGAAGAGTTGGAGGAAGCGGAAGGGGCGCGCGAGCGGAGTGGCACTGGAGCTCCGGAACTGTCCAGGGAGGCCATGCATTTTGACGACAGCAATCCTGACATGGAAGAATTGGCCGGGACTCACTTCATGGTCTCCAACCCTCTGGCGCACATCTCTGAGCACCAGGagcctctctccttccccatgTCGCCACAGGGTCATAGTGCTTCCTCCTCAGACCCTGCGAGTTTTCCCGGCTCTCTCTTCCCGCATGGGTCCCATCACTCTGAGCACCAGGGTGTCTACTTCGAGGAATTCCAAGACTCCCTCGGGAATTATGTGGAGGACGTGCCGACGTGCAGTACGTGCGGAAAGACCTTCTCCTGTGCTTACACGCTCCGGAGGCACGCCATCGTCCACACGCGAGAGCGGCCCTTTGAGTGTCGCTACTGCTATCGTAGTTATACGCAGTCAGGCGATTTGTATCGGCATATTAGAAAGGCGCATGATCATGACTTGCCAGCAAAACGCCAGCGGGGGGAGAACGACCCCGGGGGAGATGATCTGACCCAGCCTCCACCGCAGACGTAA